A window of Mobiluncus massiliensis genomic DNA:
ACCAGATTGCCGCCGCGGCCCAGCGCGTGGAGGGTCTGGATCTGGAAGGCGCGTTGTTTGCCGGGACCGGGATTACCGCCGTGGTCGCTCGCGGATTGCAGTTTCAATAGGTAGGTTCACAAGGGCGGGGCGGACCGTTGCCCTAACGGTACCCTCGCTAGCAACCTCAAAGCAGAAACGGAGCCCTAAGGAGCTACGGGAGGGCCGAATAGCTTACCTTTTTCAAAATTTTCTCCAGTAGAGGTGTCGATGACGATAGCAACTTCTTTGCTGGATTTGTCAATAACCGCAAACCATAGGCTTTGATTGTGATCTTGACGAACCAGGCACCATGCTGCGGGTTCCTTATTGTCGTGGTTTGGAAAGGAGTCTTTGAATGGGAAAACAGGGGTGGGGCCGCCGTGACTCCAGGAGCGCAATCCTCCCACGGTGGTATCTGACCATGAAATTATTTCTTTGTCTGCAAACGCTTCCTGGCACAGGTTGAAGGCATCAAACACATTCTGGCGCGGGTTTGGGGTTGTATCTACGATATTGGGTGAAGCATTATTGGTCGACGAGTCCGACGTGACGCGGGGTACGTCGTGGCCAAAAGAACAAGACCCGATGGATAACGAGATACCACAGACAACAACAAAATGTACAAATAATTTACATTTCCTCATCTGTGTATTTACCTTTCGATATGCACGCTTTAGGTATTGCTTAGGCGGCGATGACGTCGGTAGCGCTGAAGTCCGTGCCCTTGAACAGTAGCGGTTCGTTCAGGGCGCGGGAGGCGGCGTAGGAAAAACAGTCCCCGAAGTTGAGCTTGGCTGGCGAACCCGAGCCGCGGGCGAAGTTTTTGATGGCGTAGCGAGCCCAATAGAGGTGGTTTTTATCCACGGGGGTGATTTCAATGCCCAGGGCATGAAGGACCTGTGGTGGATCACCGTACTTGCGCGCCACGAGTTCAAATTCAACTGCGGTCCCCGCACTGATTTTTGTGTTGTCGCTACGGAGGATTTTTTCGAGATATTCTCGGTAGCCGGGTTCCCGCGTCATAATGGCGATTAAAACTGAGGTGTCTACAATCACTTCGGTAGTCCGTCCTCATCGTAGAGGTCGTCATCAGTCAAGAAGGTTATCCCTTCCGCCTCCACTTGGGCTTGAATTTCCCTGATGGCCTGCAGTTTTTCCTCATAAGTCGGGCGGCGCGTGGTCTCGAGTTCCCGCTGGGCCAGTTCGCGCACCACGGCGGTCATGGTCATGCCTTTACGATTCGCGAGTTCGCGAACGTTTTCATACACCTGGGGATCTTTGATAGTCAGCATCGGCATAGAACAATTCTACCATTAATGCTAGAAAAGCGGGAGGTGGGTTTGCCGCTTCGGTTACAACTGAGGTATGCACGGAGTTTCTCGGGTGGGTATGGAAACACTCGCGGTTAATCGATAAGTGAACAACCGAAAATAGTGGTTGAAAACAGTAGATTTGTGCCGTAGGTCAATTAAAATAGATATACGGGGGGTTCAGTGGAGATTCCGCGTGACACTATGGAAAGTGTGTGAATTCTAACGGTTCGCCTGATGACAAGGACGTCTTGAGGAGGGTTTTAGGAGTAAAAATGGCGTTACGCATGGGGAAATTTGTCGCGTTAGCTGGTGGTCTGGCGTTGATAACGCGAGATTTATCTGTAATTTAGGGAAAAGAAAGGAAGGTGAGCTGTTCTATGAAAAAAATATTGATAATTCCACTGGTTCTTTCGCTGACCCTACTGTTGGGCAGTTGCGCGAACTCCGATAACAACAATGGAAGTACTGCTGCAACCGAATCGACCAGACAGGTTGAGCCTGCGTTTAAGTATATTTACGAAACTGGATCAGGATATACCGGAGAACTTTCTGCACTCGAAATCAATACTTGTATTAATTCACTTGACTTGATACATTCCACAGATTCTAGCGAGGTTAGTTTCCCCTACCATCAAAAACCAGGCATTTACCTCTGGGACCCCTCCACTCCCAGCGTTAAGATGAAGAGTTGGTACAACAACATCAAGCGTCTGGTGAAAGCCGGGGATCCTGATGCTATTGGCGAAGTCTCGAGCATGTTAGCCCTCCTCATCCAGGCCTATCACCCAGATAAAGTTGGTTTCATGGTCAGATTTGATTTGTTAACCAATGAAACCGGGCTAACCTTAGTTGGAGACGGTAACGATACTGTTATGTCTTGGGATCAAATCATTTCCAAGCTCGACTTACATCATGAACCAGGTATCGCGGAACTGGCGGGTTTGCTAAAAGGAAAGAACGATAAGATTGATATTCGCTTTGTTAAGAATAGCACCGAACAATTATGTAAAGCATACCGCGGTTTCCAGAACGATATTTCAAACAACTGGGATTTAAACGAAACTAATCATAAATTCCTATATGATGTCGAGAAAGATATGATTAACTTTCAGCTTCGTGAAGATGCTAAGGAATATGATTGCGGATGCCTAATTACTAACCCCTCCAAACCATTTAGATTAGCCGATGTTACGACCCAAGTAACAGATTTTACAGGAGTCATTCATAACAAATATCCCGGACTAATGTATTATTCGGAATACCCGGCTACTCAATCCGAACCACAGCCCTAGCTTTCATTGCTGTTGCTCAGAACCACGCTAATTACGGATAATGCTTCTTGCGTGACCTCTGCTACACAGTCAATCCTCTCGTGAGCTTGACTAGGTTGTACCGCCTGAATGTCCTAAGCTAGAACTTATGCAAACGATTGGCAGCGCTGAGCGTCCGCTCGTGATTGGCACCCGGGCCTCTGCCCTAGCTTTGACCCAAACCCGCACGGTGGCATCCGATTTACAACAGCGTGGACTGCACGTGAACGTCCAGACTTTCACCACGGAGGGCGACATCAACCGGGCTTCCCTGGCCAGCCTGGGCGGAGTCGGCGTGTTCGCGGCGGCTCTGCGGGTGGCGCTGCTGGAGGGTCACTGCGACCTGGTGGTGCACTCTCTGAAAGACCTGCCCACCGTGCCGGTAGACGGTCTGGTGGTGGCGGCCACCCCGACTCGTGAAGATCCGGGAGATGTACTGGTGGCGCGCGACAATCTAGGTTTGGCGGATTTGCCCGCCGGCTCGCGTCTGGGAACCGGCTCGCCGCGCCGAGCCCGCCAGATAGCGGTAGCGCGCCCGGATATTACATTGGTAGACATTCGCGGCAACGTCCCTACGCGAGTGGGACGGGTGAAAGGTTTGGCTGCCGTGGCTGAACGGGCCGGCCTGCAGCCGGGCAAGGCCGCGGAAGATTTGGACGGGGTGGTGCTGGCACGAGCCGGACTGCGCCGCTTGGGAATGGATGAGGCCATCACGGATTCCCTGGAAGGCACGGTGATTCCGGCCGGCGGACAGGGCGCGCTAGCTCTGGAAACCCGTCCCGAACTGCTGGACAGCGAGGAGGGGC
This region includes:
- a CDS encoding type II toxin-antitoxin system VapC family toxin, encoding MIVDTSVLIAIMTREPGYREYLEKILRSDNTKISAGTAVEFELVARKYGDPPQVLHALGIEITPVDKNHLYWARYAIKNFARGSGSPAKLNFGDCFSYAASRALNEPLLFKGTDFSATDVIAA
- a CDS encoding type II toxin-antitoxin system VapB family antitoxin: MPMLTIKDPQVYENVRELANRKGMTMTAVVRELAQRELETTRRPTYEEKLQAIREIQAQVEAEGITFLTDDDLYDEDGLPK
- a CDS encoding adhesin, encoding MKKILIIPLVLSLTLLLGSCANSDNNNGSTAATESTRQVEPAFKYIYETGSGYTGELSALEINTCINSLDLIHSTDSSEVSFPYHQKPGIYLWDPSTPSVKMKSWYNNIKRLVKAGDPDAIGEVSSMLALLIQAYHPDKVGFMVRFDLLTNETGLTLVGDGNDTVMSWDQIISKLDLHHEPGIAELAGLLKGKNDKIDIRFVKNSTEQLCKAYRGFQNDISNNWDLNETNHKFLYDVEKDMINFQLREDAKEYDCGCLITNPSKPFRLADVTTQVTDFTGVIHNKYPGLMYYSEYPATQSEPQP
- the hemC gene encoding hydroxymethylbilane synthase; amino-acid sequence: MQTIGSAERPLVIGTRASALALTQTRTVASDLQQRGLHVNVQTFTTEGDINRASLASLGGVGVFAAALRVALLEGHCDLVVHSLKDLPTVPVDGLVVAATPTREDPGDVLVARDNLGLADLPAGSRLGTGSPRRARQIAVARPDITLVDIRGNVPTRVGRVKGLAAVAERAGLQPGKAAEDLDGVVLARAGLRRLGMDEAITDSLEGTVIPAGGQGALALETRPELLDSEEGRNFAQILKFVDDEPTRLEVSAERALLRYLEAGCAAPLGVRGVVTWDKRVEAPSGRLELTARVIGNQGEVLEVNGETTVLLGAEAAQRDFALAAAQQLGVDLAGELLAAGAATIADLKAAKPAPTQSGANQTVGNEKELWGE